A region from the Halosolutus gelatinilyticus genome encodes:
- the msrB gene encoding peptide-methionine (R)-S-oxide reductase MsrB, translating into MTDRLDEERVQSDDDWKDRLSGDEYQILRQCGTEPRFSSDLLDVKEDGVFRCAACGQALFTSDEKYESGSGWPSFWDPTDDDAVETRPDRSHGMVRTEVVCSNCEGHLGHVFDDGPEPTGKRYCINGVALEFESDE; encoded by the coding sequence ATGACCGATCGACTCGACGAGGAGCGAGTGCAGTCCGACGACGACTGGAAGGACCGGCTCTCGGGCGACGAGTATCAGATCCTGCGACAGTGCGGGACCGAACCGCGGTTTTCCTCGGACCTGCTGGACGTCAAGGAGGACGGCGTGTTCCGGTGTGCCGCCTGCGGCCAGGCGCTGTTCACGAGCGACGAGAAGTACGAATCGGGATCGGGGTGGCCCAGTTTCTGGGACCCGACGGACGACGACGCAGTCGAGACCAGGCCCGATCGCAGCCACGGGATGGTCAGAACGGAAGTCGTCTGCAGCAACTGCGAGGGGCACCTCGGGCACGTGTTCGACGACGGGCCCGAACCGACCGGGAAGCGATACTGCATCAACGGGGTCGCCCTCGAGTTCGAGTCCGACGAGTGA
- a CDS encoding carboxypeptidase regulatory-like domain-containing protein, producing MRRSATEQRSKTRSIQTSVQILLTISGVVFLVAGLTLAAGVVSVGGTLGPITDHWGGSDSGDGAGSGNDDGADTTGDDSGDDGADGSGGDNSDGTGQNGGDGTADDGDGNGTGGDGNETDAGTGGGGNETDDGTSGDGEDGSNNANESDGNETHALTVFVEDDDGNPIEGAAVEVDSQSGSTNNEETGPRGEAAFDLEDGEYAINASADGYEAANATTEIDGANETVTLTLSATDDGGDDGDDNDAGNGASPSTLTVLVEGDNGEPIKNATVEVKEDARFFPSSEEKDVDNDGKAEFKLEDGKYTVTASADGYEETVKSVEVDGDDEVILLTLDQN from the coding sequence ATGCGACGGAGCGCCACCGAGCAGCGTTCGAAGACGCGATCGATACAGACGAGCGTCCAAATCTTGCTCACCATCAGCGGCGTCGTGTTCCTGGTCGCCGGGTTGACGCTCGCCGCGGGCGTCGTCTCCGTCGGCGGTACCCTCGGCCCGATCACCGACCACTGGGGCGGGTCGGACTCGGGGGACGGAGCCGGGTCGGGGAACGACGACGGGGCGGATACAACTGGAGACGATTCGGGCGACGACGGTGCGGACGGTTCCGGCGGAGACAATAGCGACGGGACGGGACAAAACGGCGGAGACGGGACTGCCGACGACGGTGACGGGAATGGGACCGGCGGTGACGGGAACGAAACCGATGCCGGAACCGGCGGTGGCGGGAACGAAACTGACGACGGGACCAGCGGTGACGGCGAAGACGGAAGTAACAACGCCAACGAATCCGACGGGAACGAAACGCACGCGCTGACGGTGTTCGTCGAGGACGACGACGGCAACCCGATCGAGGGTGCGGCCGTCGAGGTCGATTCGCAGTCGGGATCGACCAACAACGAAGAGACCGGCCCGCGCGGCGAGGCCGCGTTCGACCTGGAAGACGGGGAGTACGCGATCAACGCGAGCGCGGACGGGTACGAAGCGGCGAACGCGACGACCGAGATCGACGGCGCGAACGAGACGGTCACCCTGACGCTCTCCGCCACCGACGACGGCGGCGACGATGGTGATGATAACGACGCTGGTAACGGCGCTTCGCCCTCCACGCTGACCGTACTCGTCGAGGGCGACAACGGTGAGCCGATCAAGAACGCCACTGTCGAAGTCAAAGAGGACGCTAGATTCTTCCCGTCGAGCGAGGAGAAAGACGTCGACAACGACGGCAAAGCCGAGTTCAAACTGGAGGACGGCAAGTACACCGTGACGGCGTCCGCGGACGGCTACGAAGAAACGGTCAAATCCGTCGAAGTCGACGGCGACGACGAGGTTATCCTCCTGACCCTCGACCAGAACTAG
- a CDS encoding leucine--tRNA ligase: MTSHYDHAQVREFWQYVWERDDVYAVDEDADDPTYVLGMFPYTSGTLHMGHVRNYAITDAYARYRRMCGDDVLHPMGWDAFGLPAENAAYERASDPESWTQACIRRMREELETMGFGYDWSREITTCESDYYRWNQWLFKRLYEAGLVEYEAATVNWCPDCETVLADAQVEEREGERSDPSNRASGDAASREDERSESSDLTNGEAARRDGERVCWRCETPVGRRELDQWFFTITDYAEDLHEGLDDLEKWPDGVREIQRNWIGRQEGARIPFEIDRPDATGTDDAGEPDDGTMTDTIDVFSIRPDTIYGATYLAVSPGHAFARELADADDAVREYVERTRERRPDRAGYSGIETDATAIHPLTGDRVPVYVAGYVLEDVGTGAVMGVPAHNDRDHAFAREHDLPIERVIVPEDEPVDVDAEAYTGEGLLENSGEYDGLESETARDRLLADVGAIEVDVTYRLRDWLISRQRYWGTPIPVVHCDDCGRVLVPDEELPVELPEFVRTTGNPLEEHESFRETDCPECGEPARRETDTMDTFVDSSWYYLRFLSPDLDDAPFDADRADEWLPVDVYVGGEEHAILHLLYIRFFTRALADLGLLDRREPVEKLVSQGTVLYDGEKMSSSKGNVVAPREYGAETTRLFLLSAAHPEQDFEWTANNVRGAYDLQQSLYRMATAFVDEGETRVERRPRDEYLADEIDRTIAAATDEYERFRFHRAATEIRDLTRLLRRYREYGRPHGEVYRRGLLTLAALIAPMAPHLAEEVWNKLRGEGLVVEADWPEREGVAYGLERRLVETTLDDVRDIVDTAAIDDPERIELVVAPTWKYRVVEHYRGADADESPVGRALADDGVAVDREAVASFVGDLAGYAELDRHLSPERERTVLERARWLIADEFDADATVRTPTDDESAAKARPGKPAIYIR; this comes from the coding sequence ATGACGAGCCACTACGATCACGCACAAGTGCGGGAGTTCTGGCAGTACGTCTGGGAGCGCGACGACGTCTACGCGGTCGACGAGGACGCCGACGATCCGACCTACGTCCTCGGGATGTTTCCCTACACCTCCGGGACGCTCCACATGGGGCACGTCCGGAACTACGCGATCACCGACGCCTACGCCCGCTATCGACGGATGTGCGGCGACGACGTCCTCCACCCGATGGGCTGGGACGCGTTCGGACTCCCCGCGGAGAACGCCGCGTACGAACGGGCGAGCGATCCCGAATCGTGGACGCAAGCCTGTATCCGCCGGATGCGCGAGGAGCTCGAGACGATGGGCTTCGGCTACGACTGGTCGCGGGAAATCACCACCTGCGAGTCCGACTACTACCGCTGGAACCAGTGGCTGTTCAAGCGACTCTACGAAGCCGGGCTCGTGGAGTACGAGGCGGCGACGGTCAACTGGTGTCCGGACTGCGAGACCGTCCTCGCCGACGCGCAGGTCGAGGAACGCGAGGGCGAACGCAGTGACCCCTCGAATCGAGCGAGCGGCGACGCCGCGAGCCGCGAGGACGAGCGCAGCGAGTCCTCGGACCTGACGAACGGCGAAGCCGCGAGGCGCGACGGCGAACGGGTCTGCTGGCGCTGCGAAACGCCCGTCGGCCGCCGCGAACTCGACCAGTGGTTCTTCACGATCACCGACTACGCCGAAGACCTCCACGAGGGGCTGGACGACCTCGAGAAGTGGCCCGACGGCGTCCGCGAGATCCAGCGCAACTGGATCGGGCGCCAGGAGGGCGCTCGGATCCCGTTCGAGATCGATCGACCCGACGCGACCGGGACCGACGACGCGGGCGAACCGGACGACGGAACCATGACGGACACGATCGACGTCTTCAGCATCCGCCCCGACACGATCTACGGGGCGACGTACCTGGCCGTCTCGCCGGGACACGCCTTCGCGCGGGAACTTGCCGACGCGGACGACGCGGTCCGCGAGTACGTCGAGCGGACGCGCGAGCGACGCCCCGATCGGGCGGGCTACTCGGGGATCGAAACCGACGCGACGGCGATCCATCCGCTAACGGGCGATCGAGTGCCGGTGTACGTGGCCGGCTACGTCCTCGAAGACGTCGGCACCGGTGCCGTCATGGGCGTGCCGGCGCACAACGATCGCGACCACGCCTTCGCTCGCGAGCACGACCTGCCGATCGAGCGCGTGATCGTTCCGGAGGACGAACCCGTCGACGTCGACGCGGAGGCCTACACCGGCGAGGGGCTCCTCGAGAACAGCGGCGAGTACGACGGCCTCGAGAGCGAGACGGCCCGCGATCGACTGCTCGCCGACGTCGGTGCGATCGAGGTGGACGTCACCTACCGCCTGCGAGACTGGTTGATCTCGCGCCAGCGCTACTGGGGAACGCCGATTCCGGTCGTCCACTGCGACGACTGCGGTCGCGTCCTCGTCCCCGACGAGGAACTCCCGGTGGAGCTGCCGGAGTTCGTCCGAACCACGGGCAACCCCCTGGAGGAACACGAGTCCTTCCGCGAGACCGACTGTCCGGAGTGTGGCGAGCCCGCCCGCCGCGAGACGGACACGATGGACACCTTCGTCGACTCCTCGTGGTACTACCTGCGATTTCTCTCCCCCGATCTCGACGACGCGCCGTTCGACGCCGATCGCGCCGACGAGTGGCTCCCCGTCGACGTCTACGTCGGCGGCGAGGAGCACGCGATTCTCCACCTACTGTACATCCGCTTCTTTACGCGGGCGCTGGCCGACCTCGGCCTGCTCGATCGGCGCGAACCCGTCGAGAAACTGGTCAGCCAGGGAACGGTGCTGTACGACGGCGAGAAGATGTCCAGTTCGAAGGGGAACGTCGTCGCTCCCCGGGAGTACGGCGCGGAGACGACGCGGCTGTTCCTCCTCTCGGCCGCCCACCCCGAACAGGACTTCGAGTGGACCGCGAACAACGTCCGCGGCGCCTACGACCTCCAGCAGAGCCTCTACCGGATGGCCACCGCGTTCGTCGACGAGGGTGAGACGCGCGTCGAGCGCCGCCCCCGCGACGAGTACCTGGCCGACGAGATCGATCGGACGATCGCCGCGGCCACCGACGAGTACGAGCGGTTCCGGTTTCACCGAGCGGCGACGGAGATCCGGGACCTCACGCGGCTGCTGCGACGGTACCGCGAGTACGGTCGGCCACACGGCGAGGTCTACCGACGCGGGCTGTTGACCCTCGCGGCGCTGATCGCGCCGATGGCGCCGCACCTGGCCGAGGAGGTGTGGAACAAGCTCCGCGGCGAGGGACTCGTCGTCGAAGCCGACTGGCCGGAGCGCGAGGGCGTCGCGTACGGTCTCGAGCGCCGCCTCGTGGAGACGACCCTCGACGACGTCCGGGACATCGTCGACACCGCCGCGATCGACGATCCCGAACGGATCGAACTGGTCGTCGCGCCGACCTGGAAGTACCGGGTCGTCGAACACTACCGGGGCGCCGACGCCGACGAATCCCCCGTCGGCCGCGCGCTCGCCGACGACGGTGTCGCGGTCGATCGCGAGGCCGTCGCATCGTTCGTCGGGGACCTGGCCGGCTACGCGGAACTCGACCGCCACCTGTCGCCCGAGCGGGAGCGAACGGTCCTGGAGCGAGCGAGATGGCTCATCGCCGACGAGTTCGACGCCGACGCGACCGTTCGAACCCCGACAGACGACGAGTCGGCGGCGAAGGCGCGGCCGGGCAAACCCGCGATATATATCCGTTGA